In a single window of the Zea mays cultivar B73 chromosome 5, Zm-B73-REFERENCE-NAM-5.0, whole genome shotgun sequence genome:
- the LOC103625895 gene encoding DNA mismatch repair protein MLH3 — translation MQSSEKRELHHVKKCVLQIALIHPQISLRLLDNDSEDELLYTEFSSSPLPLISKTFGDDISRCLHEITASDQGWTLSGHISGPADVFCTKDAQYLCILLANPLLYTCYLLSSNSWRHP, via the exons ATGCAATCTAG TGAGAAAAGAGAACTACATCATGTGAAGAAGTGTGTCCTTCAAATTGCGCTTATTCATCCACAGATTTCACTCAGACTGCTTGATAATGACAG CGAAGATGAGCTGCTATACACAGAATTTTCTTCATCCCCTTTGCCTCTTATATCAAAAACTTTTGGGGATGATATCTCCAGATGTCTCCATGAGATAACTGCCTCTGACCAGGGCTGGACTCTTTCAGGTCATATATCTGGGCCTGCAGATGTGTTTTGTACGAAG GATGCCCAATACTTGTGTATCCTCCTCGCCAACCCACTGTTATATACTTGCTATTTGCTATCTTCAAATTCTTGGAGACATCCTTGA